A window of the Fulvia fulva chromosome 3, complete sequence genome harbors these coding sequences:
- a CDS encoding 54S ribosomal protein L4, mitochondrial, producing MATMHCTTRSLLASVFNTPVARAPTIPPAFLLPSLALHQTSSFSTTTNRHARKDHNRNRGVSALRRTGLGKKQRLSVKLENLPKPVLDPAKRTPIEVDDDHGLWDFFPQDKKAMATPEEMNAHGRAWTVAELRNKDWDDLHRLWWVCLKEINRLNSYAAERERIGNMYGLYESNVRKTAIRNTMKAIKHTLTERWYAWDNARVEAMNDDEINMYADLDNGEPAFLPRNDEYEDAPISQQQSARPQDSTLPPPANPQPSSEARI from the exons ATGGCCACAATGCATTGCACAACCAGATCGCTCCTCGCCAGCGTATTCAACACGCCAGTCGCCCGCGCTCCAACGATCCCCCCCGCTTTCCTCCTCCCCTCCCTCGCCCTGCACCAAACCTCCTCCTTCTCCACCACCACCAATCGACATGCCCGCAAAGACCACAACCGCAATCGTGGCGTCTCCGCCCTGCGCCGCACAGGTCTCGGTAAAAAGCAGAGGCTCTCCGTCAAGCTCGAGAACCTCCCGAAGCCAGTCCTCGACCCGGCCAAGCGCACCCCCATCGAAGTGGACGATGATCACGGCCTCTGGGACTTCTTTCCACAAGACAAGAAGGCGATGGCGACACCCGAGGAGATGAACGCGCATGGACGCGCGTGGACTGTGGCGGAGCTGAGGAACAAGGATTGGGATGATTTGCATCGGCTGTGGTGGGTGTGTCTCAAGGAGATCAATAGATTGAACTCGTATGCCGCGGAGCGCGAGAGGATTGGAAATATGTATGGCTTGTATGAGAGTAATGTGAGGAAGACTGCG ATCAGGAACACGATGAAGGCTATCAAGCACACTTTGACGGAGAGGTGGTATGCTTGGGACAATGCGCGTGTTGAGGCCATGAACGATGATGAAATCAATATGTATGCGGATCTTGACAATGGAGAGCCTGCATTTCTGCCAAGGAACGATGAATATGAG GACGCACCAATATCACAACAGCAAAGCGCGCGACCCCAAGACTCGACGCTACCTCCGCCTGCGAACCCACAGCCAAGTAGTGAAGCTCGTATCTGA
- a CDS encoding E3 ubiquitin-protein ligase has protein sequence MMSASTTTTPAVSPPPTQSGESKGGGGGPTSSPLLFFVALGFGVVFTNLWIIVGVKYCFRYNQRNRAARALNENGEPIDLSQMPNPRRRRREKKLMSMEEVNERFPLTKYNTWRSSREAKGLPAEGGVTAPTSTAGSLKDEEGTIDTTLPKQSTDTARPQTALSIAQQDHANAHATIPPRLSTDGLATSSGEKHAENTVIERTETAETVDTLKDRNASVASGIDEDDDDPIRTAAPPEMLAAPGDSCAICLDTLDDDDDVRGLTCGHAFHGSCVDPWLTSRRACCPLCKADYYVPKVRPEDDATRNGRTPLQQPANVWVAGRGRPFTPRMLFAPRFFMSDTNQQNSYNPTPARQERTRREQDADPAAERQEATSRTWRSRLPTMSMPRFGRRNRQQQGEQNGPVEVTPTQLESGTVR, from the exons ATGATGTCGGCATCCACGACCACCACCCCGGCGGTGTCGCCCCCTCCTACCCAGTCCGGCGAGTCAAAAGGTGGCGGGGGAGGGCCCACGAGCTCGCCTCTCCTCTTCTTCGTCGCCCTGGGATTCGGCGTCGTGTTTACTAACCTATG GATCATCGTCGGTGTTAAGTACTGCTTCAGATATAACCAACGCAATCGCGCCGCACGTGCTCTTAACGAAAATGGCGAACCCATCGACCTCAGCCAGATGCCGAATCCACGACGAAGGCGACGCGAAAAGAAGCTCATGTCTATGGAAGAGGTGAATGAGCGATTTCCATTGACCAAGTACAACACGTGGCGATCGAGTCGAGAGGCCAAAGGCTTACCTGCAGAGGGTGGCGTGACAGCTCCGACGAGCACGGCAGGCAGTCTGAAAGACGAGGAAGGGACGATCGATACTACATTACCGAAACAATCGACGGACACTGCGCGGCCGCAGACTGCGCTCAGCATCGCACAACAAGACCACGCCAATGCTCATGCAACGATACCCCCGAGGCTTTCGACAGATGGACTGGCGACATCGAGCGGTGAGAAGCATGCAGAGAACACCGTTATCGAACGGACCGAGACGGCAGAAACTGTGGACACTCTAAAAGATCGCAATGCTTCGGTGGCGAGCGGGATTGACGAGGATGACGATGACCCTATTCGTACCGCAGCACCGCCTGAGATGCTTGCAGCACCCGGCGACTCTTGCGCGATCTGCTTGGACACATTGGATGACGACGATGATGTACGAGGACTCACCTGTGGGCACGCATTCCATGGTTCTTGCGTCGACCCGTGGCTCACCAGCAGGAGAGCGTGTTGTCCGTTGTGCAAGGCCGATTACTATGTGCCAAAGGTTCGCCCCGAGGACGATGCAACGAGGAACGGGCGAACACCACTGCAGCAACCTGCGAATGTATGGGTTGCTGGGCGAGGAAGACCTTTTACGCCGCGAATGCTCTTTGCGCCTCGATTCTTCATGAGCGATACCAACCAGCAGAACTCCTACAATCCGACCCCTGCACGACaagagaggacacggcgAGAACAAGACGCGGACCCTGCAGCAGAGCGACAAGAGGCGACTTCTCGCACGTGGAGGTCGCGCTTGCCTACAATGTCGATGCCTCGCTTTGGGCGGCGGAATCGACAGCAACAGGGCGAGCAGAACGGTCCAGTCGAGGTGACACCAACGCAACTCGAATCTGGCACCGTTCGTTGA
- a CDS encoding Kexin — MKLIWSLLPLLAAVSAQSTSHKFDHDAHDYYAVHLSPSIHPETVANQLGLLYHGPFEELKDHHIFKALDKHEHDLIKTQKSDLKRRRRKREAGAELPHVLDNVLLSNKQNLSKRFPLEKRIIPAERQYTSCKEALKEKRQNNQFGQQAADPDEVQRGFDIAENLHISDPIFQEQWHLHNTIEVGHDINVTGVWAQGITGKNKTVCIVDDGLDMDSDDLKDNYFAEGSWDFNDQGPDPKPRLSDDKHGTRCAGEISAVRNDICGVGVAYDGKVSGCRILSKVISDAEEAKAMNYKMQDNHIYSCSWGPPDNGKAMEEPGILIRRAMLNGIQNGRSGLGSIFVFAIGNGAANDDNCNFDGYTNSIYSVSVGGIDRKGLHPYYSEKCSAQLVVTYSSGSGDAIHTTDVGKDLCYVNHGGTSAAGPLVAGIYSLMLEVNDKLTWRDIQWITVITAVEIDQPAEYQMNQAMKKNFSHQFGYGKADAYAMVEAAKTWKSVKPQAWFFSPWLHVKHPVPQGEHGLASSFEVTADMLKKANLERVEHVTVTMNVEHTRRGDLSVELRSPTGMVSHIATSRRSDDANSGYVDWTFMSVAHWGESGVGKWTVIVKDTKVNEHSGTFTDWHLKLFGEAIDGEKQELLPLPDEDDDNDHDVYETQTATAHTTTIAVPTETGEPVGNPTDHPERPTKPKPNSTTATPTPTPDVTDDKEEVAKPTSTSDSNLLPHIFPTFGVSKRTQVWIYGATTLILVFLVALCGWAIYYRRKKRVARDDFAFEMVNQEDANEDSAGLLNGHSGGRKKRAGELYDATAGYSDEAGASELGSDGGARDQRYRDDEPTREGTDVR, encoded by the coding sequence ATGAAGTTAATCTGGAGCCTCCTACCCTTGCTGGCAGCTGTATCAGCACAGAGCACATCCCACAAATTCGACCACGACGCACACGACTACTACGCTGTGCACCTATCACCCAGCATACACCCGGAGACAGTCGCGAATCAGCTGGGGCTGCTGTACCATGGACCCTTTGAGGAGCTGAAGGATCACCATATATTCAAGGCGTTGGACAAGCACGAGCATGACCTTATCAAGACACAGAAGAGCGACTTGAAGCGAAGGCGGCGGAAGCGAGAAGCTGGCGCCGAGCTCCCGCACGTGCTGGACAACGTGCTGCTTTCGAACAAGCAAAACCTCAGTAAACGATTTCCGCTGGAGAAGCGCATCATACCGGCAGAAAGGCAGTATACGTCATGCAAGGAGGCGCTAAAAGAGAAGCGACAAAACAACCAGTTCGGCCAGCAGGCAGCCGACCCGGATGAAGTGCAGAGAGGCTTTGATATCGCGGAGAATCTGCATATATCGGACCCTATATTTCAAGAGCAATGGCATCTGCATAATACCATTGAGGTCGGACATGATATCAATGTGACTGGCGTGTGGGCGCAAGGTATCACTGGCAAGAATAAGACTGTCTGTATTGTGGACGACGGCTTGGACATGGATAGTGATGATCTCAAGGATAATTACTTCGCCGAGGGCAGCTGGGACTTTAACGACCAGGGTCCGGATCCGAAACCACGTCTGTCAGACGACAAGCATGGCACCCGTTGTGCTGGCGAGATCTCCGCTGTAAGGAACGATATCTGTGGTGTCGGGGTCGCATACGACGGCAAAGTCTCTGGCTGCCGAATCCTGAGTAAGGTCATCTCAGATGCTGAGGAGGCCAAGGCCATGAACTACAAGATGCAGGACAACCACATTTATTCCTGTTCATGGGGACCACCTGACAATGGAAAGGCCATGGAGGAGCCTGGTATCCTCATCCGACGTGCGATGCTGAACGGTATTCAGAACGGTCGAAGTGGTCTGGGAAGCATCTTCGTGTTCGCGATCGGCAATGGCGCGGCCAATGACGACAACTGCAATTTCGATGGCTACACGAACAGTATCTACTCTGTTAGTGTTGGTGGTATCGATCGCAAAGGCCTTCACCCCTACTACAGTGAGAAATGCTCGGCGCAATTGGTGGTCACCTACTCTAGTGGTTCCGGCGATGCCATCCACACGACCGATGTCGGCAAAGATCTATGCTATGTCAACCACGGAGGCACGTCTGCTGCCGGACCACTCGTTGCTGGAATTTACTCTTTGATGCTGGAGGTCAATGACAAACTCACGTGGAGAGACATTCAGTGGATCACAGTCATCACTGCTGTCGAGATCGACCAGCCAGCCGAATATCAAATGAACCAAGCCATGAAGAAGAACTTCAGCCACCAGTTTGGCTATGGCAAGGCCGACGCATACGCCATGGTGGAAGCGGCGAAGACGTGGAAGTCTGTCAAGCCACAAGCCTGGTTCTTCAGCCCGTGGCTACACGTCAAGCACCCCGTGCCACAGGGTGAGCACGGTCTAGCATCGAGCTTTGAAGTGACCGCAGACATGCTGAAGAAAGCCAACTTGGAGCGTGTAGAGCACGTGACTGTTACGATGAACGTTGAGCACACTCGTCGTGGTGACCTATCGGTGGAGCTCAGAAGTCCCACCGGCATGGTCAGCCACATCGCCACGAGTCGTCGCTCGGATGATGCCAACTCTGGCTATGTCGACTGGACCTTCATGAGTGTTGCTCACTGGGGAGAATCCGGTGTCGGCAAATGGACCGTCATTGTCAAGGACACGAAGGTGAACGAGCATAGCGGTACCTTCACTGACTGGCACCTCAAGCTATTTGGCGAGGCGATTGACGGAGAGAAGCAAGAGCTTCTACCACTACCAGATGAAGACGACGATAATGACCATGATGTATACGAAACTCAAACGGCTACTGCTCACACGACTACAATCGCTGTGCCCACCGAGACTGGCGAGCCTGTGGGCAACCCTACTGATCACCCCGAACGGCCGACGAAGCCTAAGCCGAATTCGACCACTGCTACGCCGACACCCACTCCTGATGTCACCGACGACAAGGAGGAAGTCGCCAAGCCAACTTCGACCTCCGACAGCAACCTTCTACCCCATATATTCCCAACATTTGGCGTCAGCAAACGGACCCAAGTCTGGATCTACGGCGCCACCACGCTCATCCTGGTCTTCCTCGTCGCGCTTTGCGGATGGGCAATCTACTACCGGCGCAAGAAGCGCGTCGCACGCGATGACTTTGCCTTCGAGATGGTCAACCAAGAGGACGCCAACGAAGATAGCGCAGGTCTGCTCAATGGCCACTCTGGTGGAAGGAAGAAGAGGGCAGGCGAACTGTATGATGCGACTGCTGGCTATTCCGACGAGGCGGGCGCTTCCGAGCTGGGCAGTGACGGTGGTGCCAGGGATCAGAGGTATAGGGATGACGAACCTACACGGGAGGGGACGGATGTGAGGTAG